A segment of the Solea solea chromosome 14, fSolSol10.1, whole genome shotgun sequence genome:
AATATAGAGAGACctggtgtgttgttttctaCAATGTAGGCCTCATATGAGCTCCTCTCAAATACAGGCGCGTTGTCATTCACATCAGAGATCTGTAAGGTGAGAGTGACGCTGCTGGAGAGGGAGGGCACTCCCTCATCAGAGCACGTCACTGTTATATTATACTCAgaggctctctctctgtctaattCATTGTCTGTTACTAAACTATAGAAATTATGTGACGTCGATTTGAGTAAGAATGggatattttcatttattaaacactCAACTTTACCGTTTTCACCCGAGTCTGGGTCTTGGATATTGATCATTGTGACGACAGTGTTGGGCTCCGCATTCTCTGATATCATAGTTGATTTAGACATTATTTTAATCGTTGGTTCGTTGTCATTTATGTCACCAACATCCACAATCACTTTGCAAGAATCTGTTAACCCGCCATTATCTCTCGCGCGTACATtgatctgaaaatgttttttcttttcataatccAAAGGACCAACCAGTCTAACCTCTCCGTTGTCCTCATTTACCTCAAACACATGTCTTACGTCACCCAGAGTATTTGTGATAGAATAATATATTTTACCATGTAAACCCTGATCAGCATCCGAAGCACTAACAGTGGTCACAATCGTGTCTTTTGCAGCATTTTCAGCTACTGTACCTTTATATGTCTTCTGTGTAAAAACCGGGGCATTGTCATTGGCATCTAACACAGTGATGAATATCTGCATTGTTCCTGACAGCCGTGGTGCTCCTCCATCTACAGCCGTTAACACCAAAGATATACGctcatttttctctctgtccagTGGTTTTTGTAAGACCATTTCGACATTATTTGTACCATCTGCTTGGCTGTGCAGGTTGAGTGAAAAATTATCACTTAAATTCAGTGTGTAACTCTGAAGACTATTTGTACCGACATCTAAATCGACGGCTCTTTCCAAATCAAATTTTGCCCCTACGACTGCAGACTCGCTAATTAcgaattttatttcattcttttCGAAGGTCGGCGCGTTATCGTTAATATCTGTAATTTCAACTGTTACACTGTAAAACTCCATCGGATTTTGTAAAACGATCTGAAAATGCACAGCACACGGTGTCGTGTCGCCACACAACGCCTCTCTGTCTATTCTCTCTTTGATAAGGAGGACTCctctgtcattgttcagctcGATGTACTCTTTGCTATCACCAGAATAAACATGAGCGTTGCCCAACTTCAGACGTTTGACGTCCAAACCTAAATCCTGCCCGAGATTACCGACCAAAGAGCCCTTAGCCATTTCCTCCGAAATGGAATAGGTAACCTGTGCGATGACTGACCGAAGACAGACGATCGAAATGAAACACAGTACTTGCCGTCTCATTGTTTGAAATTATGTTGGCGAGAAAAAAGCAATAACCTCACAACATCCGTTAGGAGTATTCCACAAgcccaaaaatacaaaatgatagTGGTCcacaaattgtgaaaaaaataaagatagtCCCGGTTCGTAATCCTGTCACTCTGCGGTGAAGAAAATGCAGTCTGTGTCTGTCCTTTCTACTGAATACATCGAAACGAAGAGGCGGAACTGCTGTAAATATGCGTCAGCTGCAACAGACAGGCAACAGCGGCCCGCTGAGTTCAGAAAGCAAAACTGCAAAGAAAACTATAACATACACAGTAGATGTGGGAAAACAGACAGAATATTGTATAAAAGCTGGGATTTAATGGTCGCACTATCGTGACTGCAGGTGTATTAAATCAAATACAGGAGGCATGTGTatagaatataaatacatttgaagatATGTTATTTGTGAAAGCATCAATGCCAATTTTCGGACACGAACGCACACAGTGCTGCTCTCCAGGGTGCTGAAAATGAAGGACCCaaactgttttctttaaatggGCCAACATTTGAGTGAATGATGGAAATACGTTTAGCTGCTAATGTAAGgggaattaaatgaaaatgccAGATATGAGCAACAgacaattaaaacaacacaggagagagagcAAGGGAACATACACCATGctcatattatttaattttgccTGACACATTAAAACAACTTATTCTCAAACTGCAAGCAAAACAGTTTATAAAACTGAACAACAAATGACCAACCTCTAGAGGAGAGTCTGGTTCATCCAGGATGCTCTTTTCAGTCTGCATCCGCTGCATCGTCGAACTGGGGTCCATTATCAGCACGTTCTGACTACCAGCTCTGCCGAACTTACAGTCACTCTTTCTGGAGTCAGTCGTCCTGCACACCTCGTAATTGTACACGTGTTGGAGAGTCCCTGTCCCCCCCAAAGTGTCCGAGTAACGTGGTGGATAATATGGAATCACAGGGAGATTGGAGTGATACAGGACGCGAGACTGTCTCCATCTGTAGATTTTCACTGAGATAATAACCACTAAACAcgtgatgaagaggaaggaaactACAGCCAGAGCCAACACTAAGTAAAAAGTCAGGTTGTCATTGTACTCCTTGTCCTGTTTGAAGTCAGTGAACTCTGACATCACTTCAGAGAAGCTGTCTGCCACCGCCACGTTAACAATGACTGTAGCTGAACGAGAGGGCTGTCCGTTGTCCTCCACTATAACagtcagtttttgattgacaggatcTTTATCAGTCACTTGGCGGATAGTTCTTATTTCTCCATTCTGTAAGCCCACTTCAAACAGCGCCCTGTCTGTGGCTTTCTGGAGTTTATAGGAGAGCCAGGCATTCTGTCCAGAGTCCACATCAACAGCCACCACTTTAGAGACCAGATAGCCCACATCTGCTGAACGAGGCACCATCTCACCCACCACAGAGCCACCAGTCTGGACTGGGTACAGAACCTGAGGGGGGTTATCGTTCTGGTCCTGGATCAGTATCTTCACAGTCACATTACTACTGAGTGGAGGAGAACCTCCATCCTGAGCTTTGACGCGGAAGTGGAAATCTTTGATCTGCTCGTAGTCAAAAGAGCGCACTGCATGTATGACTCCACTATCAGCACTAACGGACACATATGAGGAGACTTGCACTCCGttaacagaggagtcctccAGTATGTAAGAAACACGGGCATTCTGGTTCCAGTCAGCGTCTCTGGCTTTCACTGTGAATATAGAGAGACctggtgtgttgttttctaCAATGTAGGCCTCATATGAGCTCCTCTCAAAGACAGGCGCGTTGTCATTCACATCATAGATCTGTAAGCTGAGAGTGACGCTGCTGGAGAGGGAGGGCACTCCCTCATCAGAGCACGTCActgttatattatattctgaggctctctctctgtctaattCACTATGTGTTACAATGCTATATAAATTACCGGCTGTAGAAGTTATATCGAAtggtatgtttttattaataacaCACATGACCTTTCCATTTTCTTCAGAATCAGGATCATTTACGCTCATTACAGCTAATACGGTGTTAAGACGTGAGTCTTCGCCAACTGAATTTGATGATGAAATCATATTTATCACAGGACTGTTGTCATTAATATCACCTACTTCAATGCTGACCTTGCATGAATCTGATAACCCCCCTCTGTCAACTGCTTCTATGTCAATTTCATAATTTCTGGCTTTCTCGAAGTCAATAGGCCCATTTAACAAAACGTGACCGTCTTCCGTGATGTGGAATACATTTAAAGCGTCTATATTACCAATTATATAACTAACTTCTCCATTTGAGCCTTTGTCTGCGTCAGAGGCACTCACTTTGGTAATGACTGTTCCTTTGATTGCATTTTCTTCGACACTTGCTTTGTATACTGTCTGCGTAAACACAGGAGCATTGTCATTAACGTCTAAGACTGTGATATGAATCTGCATAGTCCCAGACCGTTGCGGCTCGCCACCATCTACGGCGGTCAACAATAATGATGCAAACTCCTGCTTCTCTCGATCCAGATGTTTCTGTAAAATCATCTCTACCTTTTTAACACCATTAGATTGACTATGTAATTTCAGTATAAAATGATCAGTGGGCTTCAGTGTATAGCTCTGAAGACCATTCAGCCCGATATCGAGATCTACTGCCTTTTCTAGCATGAATTTAGATCCTATGACTGCGGACTCGctgatttcaatgtttttttcgTCCTTTTGAAATAGGGGAGCGTTGTCATTGATATCGGTTATTTCGACAGTAATCGGAAATATTTCTATCGGGTTTTCCAAGGCAATCTGGAAATGCAAAGCACAAGGCGTTGTCTGGCCACAGAGAGCTTCGCGGTCTATTCTCTCCTTGATGCTGAGGAGTCCCTTTTCCTTGTTCAGCTGAATGCACTCCGCACTGTCTCCTGTGTGAATGCGAGCTCTTCGCGCTTGCAGTTTTTTAACATCCAGACCTAAATCTTGTGCTATGTTACCAACGATTGAGCCTTTGGCCATTTCCTCTGGGATAGAATAGCTGACCTGGCTGAGCACTAAACTGAGACAGAGGAGCCAGAAAAACATCAGTACTTGCCGTATCATTGTTCTTTCATACATCCCCgtcgaataaaaaaaaaaagaatcccctCCTTTGGATTTCAGCGTTACTGGTGCAAACCAAAACCACAACAGCGTCAGTTTAATCAACAACTGACAGTGAAAATGCTCCAGCTTAATATTCCACGTTTAGCGATTCCTCCACCGTCGACTGAGCGTTCATGTTCCGGCGTTACTTACTCTTGTGAGAGGACAAGAGATGTCCTTGTGTAAATATACGATTTTAAAATCCAAGAAGGTGGTCTACAGCGGCCCACTGAGTTCAAAACACGAAACTacaggagttaaaaaaaatataaggtAACAACGTGAAAGCCTTAGAATAAAGGACAATCCAAGAGACACAACTGTTTCTCACTGCGAACATTAAGTAGttataaacaacacaaagttGGTGCAACGATATTAGTTAAAATTTAGATAaagaataaatagaaaataagataggggagagggagagagagagagagagagcgagagagagagagagaccgacagatggaaagacacagaaagagacgGAGAAGGGCAGGTTTATCTTTCGCTGTCCAAGGTACTGAAATTGTGTCGGCTAAACATCACGTTTGAATATGAAAAGCATGAGTTTGAATTAGATAACTGCAAGTCTAACCTCTAAAGGAGAATCTGGTTCATCCAGGATGTTCTTTTCACTCTGCATCCGCTGCATCGTTGCTGTAGAACTG
Coding sequences within it:
- the LOC131472450 gene encoding protocadherin gamma-A11-like isoform X13 is translated as MYERTMIRQVLMFFWLLCLSLVLSQVSYSIPEEMAKGSIVGNIAQDLGLDVKKLQARRARIHTGDSAECIQLNKEKGLLSIKERIDREALCGQTTPCALHFQIALENPIEIFPITVEITDINDNAPLFQKDEKNIEISESAVIGSKFMLEKAVDLDIGLNGLQSYTLKPTDHFILKLHSQSNGVKKVEMILQKHLDREKQEFASLLLTAVDGGEPQRSGTMQIHITVLDVNDNAPVFTQTVYKASVEENAIKGTVITKVSASDADKGSNGEVSYIIGNIDALNVFHITEDGHVLLNGPIDFEKARNYEIDIEAVDRGGLSDSCKVSIEVGDINDNSPVINMISSSNSVGEDSRLNTVLAVMSVNDPDSEENGKVMCVINKNIPFDITSTAGNLYSIVTHSELDRERASEYNITVTCSDEGVPSLSSSVTLSLQIYDVNDNAPVFERSSYEAYIVENNTPGLSIFTVKARDADWNQNARVSYILEDSSVNGVQVSSYVSVSADSGVIHAVRSFDYEQIKDFHFRVKAQDGGSPPLSSNVTVKILIQDQNDNPPQVLYPVQTGGSVVGEMVPRSADVGYLVSKVVAVDVDSGQNAWLSYKLQKATDRALFEVGLQNGEIRTIRQVTDKDPVNQKLTVIVEDNGQPSRSATVIVNVAVADSFSEVMSEFTDFKQDKEYNDNLTFYLVLALAVVSFLFITCLVVIISVKIYRWRQSRVLYHSNLPVIPYYPPRYSDTLGGTGTLQHVYNYEVCRTTDSRKSDCKFGRAGSQNVLIMDPSSTMQRMQTEKSILDEPDSPLEQKPPNNDWRFTQGQRPGPSGPHMPYGTHIRWTPKSGKRATGGPEVAMGTGPWPQPPTEAEQLQALMAAANVSEATATLGPGTMGLSTRYSPQFTLQHVPDYRQNVYIPGSTATLTSNPQQQQQQATAQQAAQQALPPPQTSAQPEPPKAAQTPASKKKSTKKEKK